The DNA window GGGCACTACCATAATGCTGGTGTCTGAGGAGATATCGGACGGCTACTACAGCCAGGTCCCCGGCGCCCAGCtgacgccggccgccgccggcatgaCGTTCCCCTGCAACGCCACTCTTCCGGATCTGCTTGTCGATGTCGACGGCGTTTACACCGCCAGGGTCAAGGGTACCGACATCAACTTCGGCCCGCTCAACAGCACCGGTAAGTCGCCCCTCAGGGAGGCGTCGCCCTCAGGTGTAGTTACGCCCAAGGCTGATTCAGCGCAGAATGTTTCGGCGGCATCCAGCGTACCACGAACAAATTGCAGGTCTGGGGCGACGTCTTCATCCGGTCGCAGTTTGTTGTCTTTCACGGCGGCAACCAGTCACTGGGACTGGCACCGCACGTCTGACCGACCAACCCGTTGGTGCTGTACCGTTGGCTACCATATTGTACGTACCGATGCCCGAGCGCAACCTGAGAAGTTGGCAAATATAGCTACTGCAGCGGGGTACAACCTAGAAGAACAGCGGATGAGCGAAGCAGCTGGCTATGACAAAGATTTCAACGACTCTCCTTTCTTCCCCGAAGACGACGTGAGTTGGTCGCACAGGTAACGTGAGGACGCAGGCATCTTGTGTCCATTCAGCCCAACTTACGTGACGCTGTGCCGTGATGACTGGTTTTTTGAGGATCCCAAAGCTCCACTTTGTTGCTCAGTCTCATCCCCCTTTGGCACGTGCAAGTAGCCGGCGAAGACATCTCAAGGCGGTATACGGGACAAGCAGATCCGAACCAGCTGACGGGTCCGTTCTTAGCAGATCTTGGTATCGTCGGCATTAGCCCCAGCCTCTGCGGGGGTTGTCTGCCGGTCTTGACCCACTGGGCCCCGGAGGGAGACAGATTGCACCCCGGCCATAATTAATACCGGGCAATGCGGCCCGGCTCTCATCCTCCATGCCGTCCAATGCCGATCGAGCGCGATGGGCGACTGCACCCCAACATTTCCCTTGCGCGCCATTTGCGCTACCTCACGCGCCAAACACACCAACATCTCCACAGCTTCGAAGCCAACCGAATGCTACCCTTCGGCGCCATGGCGGCAGGGGCAGCCTTGGGTTCCGagcgccgagggcgcggcCTACCTTGTGTGGGATGGCGACGCTCTGCCAGATCAGGTTGTCGATGGGCGTTGTGGGGCCGAATAACGTCCGGGCGGTTAAGTCCCGCCGAGCAGATTACACAATAAGGGAGCGGGCCATGGCTAGAGCTATCGGTATAAGGGCATGCCGCTCGAGGGcgtggcgacggcggccaaAGGCAACTCTGAGGGCCCATCCTGTCAAGGACTCAGCGACAGACTCCGTCGATCGAGCCGGCGCTCGAAAACAAGGAACACGCCCAGCCACTACCTGCAGTCGTTGCCCGCCATGGCGCTCCACGCCCTCGCGATGCTGGCGGCAGCCGTGCTCGCCCGGGCGGACGAGACGGGCAACAAGGTCCCGCgtgcggcgccgtcgggcaCCGCCGCCTGGGACGCCGCACactcgtcggccgccgcggccgtggccaAGATGTCGCAGCAGGACAAGATCAACATCGTCACCGGCGTCGGGTGGAACAAGGGCCCCTGCGTGGGCAACACGCCGGCCATCGGCTCCGTCGGCTACCCGGAGCTCTGCCTGCAGGACGGGCCGCTCGGCGTGCGCtacggcaccggcaccacgGCCTTCACGCCGGGCATCCAGGCGGCCTCGACCTGGGACGTCGAGCTGAtccggcagcgcggcgagtacctgggcgccgaggccaaggGGTGCGGCGTGCACGTGCTGCTGGGCCCCGTGGCCGGCCCGCTGGGCAAGAACCCGACGGGCGGGCGCAACTGGGAGGGCTTCGGCGTGGATCCGTACCTGGCGGGCATCGCCATGGCCGAGACGATCGAGGGCATGCAGTCCTCGGGCGTGCAGGCGTGCGCCAAGCACTACATCGCCAACGAGCAGGAGCTGAACCGCGACACCATGAGCTCCAACGTCGACGACCGCACGATGCACGAGCTGTACCTGTGGCcgttcgccgacgccgtgcACGCCAACGTGGCCAGCGCCATGTGCAGCTACAACAAGCTCAACGGCTCGTGGGCCTGTGAGAGCGACCGGGCGCTCAACGGTCTGCTCAAGACGGAGCTCGGCTTCCGCGGCTACGTCATGAGCGACTGGGACGCCCAGCACACCACGGTCGGGTCGGCCAACGCGGGCCTGGACATGACCATGCCGGGGAGCGACTACAGCGGCAAGACGGTGCTGTGGGGCCCGCAGCTGAACAACGCCGTCAACAGCAACCAGGTGTCCAAGGCGCGGCTGGACGACATGGCGCAGCGCATCCTGGCGGCCTGGTACCTGGTCGGGCAGAACGCCGGCTACCCGGCCATCAACATCAAGGCCAGCGTGCAGGGCAACCACAAGGAGAACGTGCGGGCGATCGCGCGCGACGGCATCGTGCTGCTCAAgaacgacggcggcgtcctgCCGCTCAAGAAGCCGGCCAAGCTGGCGCTCGTCGGGTCCGCCGCGGTCGCCAACCCCAACGGCATCAACTCGTGCAACGACCAGGGCTGCGACCAGGGCGCGCTCGGCATGGGCTGGGGCTCCGGCGCGGTCTACTACCCGTACATGGTGGCGCCGTACGACGCGCTCAAGGCGCGCGCGCAGAGCGACGGCACCACGCTGACGCTGCACAACTCGGACAGCACGAGCGGCGTGGCGAGCGCGGTCTCGGGCGCTGACGCCgccatcgtcgtcatcacGGCCGACTCGGGCGAGGGCTACATCACGGTCGAGGGCAACGCGGGCGACCGGCAGAACCTGGACCCGTGGCACAACGGCAACGCGCTGGTGCaggcggtcgcggcggccaACCCGAACACCATCGTGGTCGTGCACAGCGTCGGGCCCGTCATCCTCGAGACCATCCTCGCGACCGCCGGGGTCAAGGCGGTCGTGTGGGCGGGGCTGCCGAGCCAGGAGAACGGCAACGCGCTGGTCGACGTCCTGTACGGGCTCACCGCGCCGTCCGGAAAGCTGGTCTACACCATCGCCAAGCGGGCAGAGGACTACGGCACCGCCGTGGTGCGCGGCGACGACAACTACAGCGAGGGCCTGTTCGTCGACTACCGGCACTTTGACAACGCCAAGATCGAGCCGCGGTTTGAGTTTGGCTTTGGGCTGTGTGAGTGTCCTTcctccccccacccccctTTTCCTTGCCCACT is part of the Thermothielavioides terrestris NRRL 8126 chromosome 2, complete sequence genome and encodes:
- a CDS encoding glycoside hydrolase family 3 protein (CAZy_ID 269662), with product MALHALAMLAAAVLARADETGNKVPRAAPSGTAAWDAAHSSAAAAVAKMSQQDKINIVTGVGWNKGPCVGNTPAIGSVGYPELCLQDGPLGVRYGTGTTAFTPGIQAASTWDVELIRQRGEYLGAEAKGCGVHVLLGPVAGPLGKNPTGGRNWEGFGVDPYLAGIAMAETIEGMQSSGVQACAKHYIANEQELNRDTMSSNVDDRTMHELYLWPFADAVHANVASAMCSYNKLNGSWACESDRALNGLLKTELGFRGYVMSDWDAQHTTVGSANAGLDMTMPGSDYSGKTVLWGPQLNNAVNSNQVSKARLDDMAQRILAAWYLVGQNAGYPAINIKASVQGNHKENVRAIARDGIVLLKNDGGVLPLKKPAKLALVGSAAVANPNGINSCNDQGCDQGALGMGWGSGAVYYPYMVAPYDALKARAQSDGTTLTLHNSDSTSGVASAVSGADAAIVVITADSGEGYITVEGNAGDRQNLDPWHNGNALVQAVAAANPNTIVVVHSVGPVILETILATAGVKAVVWAGLPSQENGNALVDVLYGLTAPSGKLVYTIAKRAEDYGTAVVRGDDNYSEGLFVDYRHFDNAKIEPRFEFGFGLSYTNFTYSNLTTTTAPTLTAGPATGATIPGGPADLWDTVATVTATITNSGGVAGAEVAQLYLTLPSSAPAAPPRQLRGFAKLALQPGASGTATFNLRRRDLSYWDVGSQRWVVPAGTFGVVVGASSRDGRLEGSLVV